The Ignavibacteria bacterium genome window below encodes:
- a CDS encoding thiolase family protein, whose protein sequence is MKKVVITHAKRTPIGSFNGALSPFSAPQLGSMAIKAVLDQSGLDKNLVDEVIMGNVLTAGLGQAPARQAAIFAGLPEKVECLTINKVCGSSLKAVMLAHQAIAVGDADIIIAGGQESMTNAPYILPQARNGYRLGNATMYDSVVLDGLWDVYNNMHMGSCADSCAKDFNFTREQLDEFTVTSYKRAIRAQKEGRFNDEITEVKLKSKTGETLVSKDEEPEKVKFDKIPGLKPVFDKNGVVTAANASSLNDGASALLVMSEEKALELGLSPMAEIVAQSSAAKAPVEFTTAPADAIQKVLNRACLKLSDIGLFEINEAFAVVSLAVAKLLGLDAEKVNVNGG, encoded by the coding sequence ATGAAGAAGGTTGTGATTACCCACGCAAAACGCACTCCTATTGGGTCTTTTAACGGAGCTCTTTCCCCCTTTTCTGCCCCACAGCTCGGAAGCATGGCTATTAAGGCTGTCCTGGATCAGTCGGGATTAGATAAAAACCTCGTGGATGAAGTCATTATGGGCAACGTCCTGACTGCAGGCCTGGGACAGGCGCCGGCACGCCAGGCCGCAATTTTTGCGGGCCTTCCGGAAAAAGTTGAATGCCTTACCATAAATAAAGTTTGCGGAAGCAGCCTTAAGGCAGTTATGCTCGCCCATCAGGCAATTGCTGTGGGAGACGCCGATATAATCATTGCAGGCGGACAGGAAAGCATGACCAATGCTCCTTACATCCTTCCCCAGGCCAGAAACGGCTACCGCCTTGGAAATGCAACAATGTACGATTCGGTTGTACTCGACGGCCTCTGGGACGTCTATAACAATATGCACATGGGCAGCTGCGCCGACTCGTGCGCAAAGGACTTTAATTTTACGCGTGAACAGCTTGATGAGTTTACTGTTACTTCCTATAAACGCGCCATCAGGGCTCAGAAGGAAGGACGCTTCAACGATGAAATTACAGAAGTTAAGCTAAAGTCAAAAACGGGTGAAACCCTCGTTTCTAAAGACGAGGAACCTGAAAAAGTAAAATTCGACAAGATCCCGGGCTTGAAACCGGTATTTGATAAAAATGGTGTTGTAACTGCGGCCAACGCTTCCAGCCTTAATGACGGCGCTTCAGCACTCCTCGTAATGTCGGAGGAAAAAGCTCTTGAACTGGGTCTTTCCCCTATGGCTGAAATTGTGGCACAGTCTTCTGCTGCCAAGGCCCCGGTAGAGTTTACTACAGCCCCGGCTGACGCCATACAGAAAGTGCTTAACAGAGCCTGCCTGAAGCTGTCGGATATCGGCCTTTTTGAAATCAATGAGGCTTTTGCCGTAGTATCCCTTGCAGTAGCAAAACTGCTCGGGCTTGACGCTGAAAAGGTAAACGTAAACGGCGG
- a CDS encoding TonB-dependent receptor, whose protein sequence is MKKLACTLIFILLSCHLFAQDETSFFTIKGLIYDEKTNERLEGAVVSSGDDASTTSDKTGFFQLRTDRKIERLKIKLVGYEEKTLEVDFDDESLLKLVVKLTPEPILLQGVTVTGEHFTEEPVVNSYSIHPGDLSKVPQFIEPDAFRAFLALPGVTTAADMSAQISVRGGNYDETLVFLDGIPIYNPYHLVGIFSMFNSDILQNERLYMSNYPVSYGGALSSVLELNSKQGNNERIKGSAAIGMASVKLALDGPLLGGNFIISGRRTYFDFLTRMIKGVHFPYYFYDLYSKYVYPVSKSHLLTISAFYSRDVYGLDGERAFVARKEDPSWGNLFLNLADEYFFNSKSSVEFKAFMSRASLGLNTQVFFTDFEHQAGTTDTTEVSNYIQDITARLTFNFHPEGQALSMGIEAKHEKIHYNWNFDETDLNGMYIHPLESLFFDFAPAQYDYNGNEFYLNAFVTDKVTLSPECELTAGLRGSYIKNLNAFLLLPSFTFSYNFLPNLHGHISYGRYFQNTYTLKERKTDAIFTPFMTSFLPEDRNSIPYSGHYATGLVFSDVFSEKTSLEVEGYFKDRNNLATTYGPDEELKYEKGYAAGLDVLLKKEEGDLTGWLGYSFLHSVKKDEVYYYYAPLDRTHNVKILMNYALSNSWQLNAFWTFSTGLPYTVPAGKYIGIPDDGDVSLYFHDGHSLKLIEGRRNSERFKESHRLDLGISGSFMWGSILYKPYLQVMNVYNSPNPFNYEPSSLQVTPQEGQEVGSTIFPVIGITAEF, encoded by the coding sequence ATGAAAAAACTTGCCTGCACGCTGATCTTTATTCTCCTATCCTGCCATTTATTTGCACAGGATGAAACTTCCTTTTTTACAATTAAAGGCCTCATTTATGACGAAAAGACAAACGAGAGGCTTGAAGGAGCTGTTGTCTCTTCAGGAGATGATGCCTCTACTACTTCAGACAAAACCGGTTTCTTCCAGTTAAGAACAGACAGGAAGATTGAAAGGCTTAAGATTAAGCTGGTGGGATATGAGGAGAAGACACTTGAAGTAGACTTTGATGATGAAAGCCTGCTTAAGCTTGTAGTAAAGCTTACACCGGAACCTATTCTCTTACAAGGCGTTACAGTTACGGGTGAACACTTCACTGAAGAGCCTGTCGTAAACTCATACAGCATACATCCGGGTGACTTATCCAAGGTACCTCAGTTCATAGAACCTGATGCATTCAGGGCATTCCTTGCACTGCCCGGTGTAACGACGGCGGCAGATATGTCGGCCCAGATTTCTGTGCGCGGTGGAAACTATGACGAGACACTCGTCTTCTTAGACGGCATACCGATCTATAACCCTTACCATTTAGTCGGTATCTTCAGCATGTTCAACAGCGACATACTGCAGAACGAGAGGCTTTACATGTCAAATTACCCTGTCTCGTATGGAGGAGCCTTGTCTTCAGTTCTTGAGCTGAACTCAAAACAGGGAAACAATGAACGCATTAAGGGTAGTGCTGCTATAGGCATGGCCTCTGTAAAACTGGCTCTTGACGGACCGCTCTTGGGAGGCAACTTCATCATTTCAGGAAGAAGAACATACTTTGATTTCTTAACGCGCATGATCAAGGGGGTACATTTCCCTTACTACTTCTATGACCTTTATTCAAAGTATGTTTACCCGGTAAGTAAAAGTCACCTCCTTACTATAAGCGCCTTTTACTCGAGGGACGTCTATGGCCTGGATGGCGAAAGAGCTTTTGTTGCCCGGAAGGAAGACCCAAGCTGGGGTAATCTGTTTTTGAACCTGGCAGATGAGTACTTTTTCAACAGCAAAAGCTCGGTTGAGTTTAAGGCCTTCATGAGCCGGGCTTCTTTAGGATTAAATACTCAGGTATTCTTCACCGACTTTGAGCACCAGGCGGGTACAACAGATACTACAGAAGTTAGTAACTATATCCAAGACATTACGGCCAGGCTCACATTCAACTTTCATCCCGAGGGGCAGGCGCTCTCTATGGGAATTGAGGCAAAGCATGAAAAGATACATTACAACTGGAATTTCGATGAGACAGACTTAAACGGCATGTATATTCATCCACTTGAGAGCCTGTTCTTTGACTTTGCCCCGGCCCAATATGATTATAACGGGAATGAATTCTACTTAAATGCATTTGTAACCGACAAAGTTACATTGAGCCCTGAATGTGAGCTTACGGCAGGCTTGAGGGGAAGCTATATTAAAAACCTTAATGCATTCCTTCTTCTTCCCTCTTTTACTTTTAGCTATAATTTTCTCCCGAACCTGCATGGGCACATAAGCTACGGGAGGTATTTTCAAAATACATACACCCTTAAAGAGAGAAAAACAGACGCCATATTCACCCCCTTTATGACATCTTTCCTGCCGGAAGACAGGAATAGCATCCCTTACTCAGGCCACTATGCAACGGGACTCGTATTCTCAGATGTATTCTCCGAGAAAACAAGCCTGGAGGTGGAGGGCTATTTTAAGGATAGAAACAATCTTGCAACAACCTACGGACCGGATGAGGAGCTAAAGTATGAAAAAGGCTATGCCGCAGGTTTGGACGTTCTCCTTAAAAAAGAGGAAGGAGACTTAACAGGATGGCTTGGGTATTCATTCCTGCATTCGGTTAAGAAAGATGAGGTCTACTACTATTATGCTCCTTTGGACAGGACGCATAACGTGAAGATACTTATGAACTACGCCCTTTCCAACTCCTGGCAGCTGAATGCGTTCTGGACTTTCTCGACGGGCCTGCCTTACACGGTACCTGCCGGGAAATACATCGGTATTCCCGACGACGGCGATGTCTCTCTTTATTTCCACGATGGGCACAGCCTGAAACTGATTGAAGGAAGAAGGAACTCCGAAAGGTTCAAAGAATCCCACAGGCTGGATTTAGGTATCTCGGGATCATTTATGTGGGGCAGCATTCTCTACAAACCTTATCTTCAGGTTATGAATGTTTATAATAGTCCTAACCCGTTTAATTATGAGCCTTCCTCATTGCAGGTAACGCCTCAGGAGGGACAGGAAGTGGGCTCCACCATTTTCCCCGTAATAGGAATAACAGCAGAGTTTTAA
- a CDS encoding FeS-binding protein has product MDSNEFKRVFNSALKNRGYKGSIISVERLKTVHQEIMRLNENGLLDPEFCRERLAFLNFTPSFPDAKIIILTASPQPRKLVTFSFEGRPYDFIVPPTYSHETDISVETIIRGILEPEGYHIIWASLPEKLLAVHSGLAEYGRNNITYIPGMGSFFRLVAYFSDFPAEEDEWGDLKMMKRCQNCTACINKCPTGAIPGDNFLLHAEKCLTFHNEREKEFPEWVDLFWHNSIIGCMKCQNVCPENKKFAAWTQRSEIFSEEETSLILQNNSSSLLPDETVEKLDKASLLEDLPVISRNLKVLLDQQSFFFS; this is encoded by the coding sequence ATGGACTCTAATGAATTCAAAAGGGTATTTAATAGTGCCCTGAAGAACCGGGGTTATAAAGGAAGCATCATTTCGGTAGAACGCCTGAAAACAGTTCATCAGGAGATCATGAGGCTGAATGAAAACGGTTTGCTTGACCCTGAATTCTGCCGTGAGAGGCTTGCTTTCCTTAATTTTACCCCTTCATTTCCCGATGCGAAGATCATCATCCTTACGGCTTCTCCGCAGCCCCGGAAACTGGTTACTTTTTCATTTGAAGGCAGGCCGTACGACTTCATTGTTCCTCCGACCTATTCCCATGAAACCGATATCAGCGTGGAAACCATTATACGCGGCATCCTGGAGCCTGAGGGCTACCACATCATCTGGGCTTCGCTGCCCGAGAAACTCCTGGCTGTACACAGCGGCCTGGCAGAATACGGACGGAACAATATAACCTACATACCCGGCATGGGCAGCTTCTTCAGACTGGTGGCCTACTTTTCGGATTTTCCGGCTGAGGAGGATGAGTGGGGAGATCTGAAAATGATGAAGCGATGCCAAAACTGCACGGCGTGCATCAATAAATGCCCAACAGGTGCAATACCCGGGGACAACTTTCTGCTGCATGCTGAAAAATGCCTTACATTTCATAACGAAAGGGAAAAGGAGTTTCCTGAATGGGTGGACCTGTTCTGGCACAACTCTATAATAGGCTGCATGAAATGCCAGAATGTCTGCCCGGAAAACAAAAAATTTGCCGCGTGGACACAAAGGTCGGAAATTTTCTCTGAAGAGGAAACATCCCTTATTCTTCAAAACAACAGCTCTTCACTTCTTCCGGATGAAACAGTCGAAAAGCTGGATAAGGCATCATTGCTTGAAGACCTGCCGGTAATTTCAAGGAATCTTAAGGTGCTGTTGGATCAGCAGTCATTTTTCTTTTCATGA
- a CDS encoding 4Fe-4S binding protein translates to MSYRSSLPEIICIDKDKCINCHQCISVCPVKYCNDASGSHVVINPDLCIGCGECISACVHGARTIVDDMKLWQEDLKKGIPMIAIAAPAVASNFPRNYLHLNGWLKSMGLKAVFDVSFGAELTIKSYLEHIKENAPKCVISQPCPALVTYIEIYRPELIKYLAPAESPMTHTMKMIRRYYPEYKNHKILVVSPCIAKKREFDEVKLGDYNVTMKSLSEFLRFSGINLGSYPAVDYDNPPAERAVLFSSPGGLMKTAIRENAAIIDITRKIEGPQSIYHYFEHLKDDIEKGSSPVLIDCLNCEFGCNLGTGTERKLTADEVEHLIEERKLEMQNRYKGKFDKIPSQKKVKKVVDKYWEKGIYDRSYRDLSENFRSAIKIPDKKKLEEVYRSMLKEKPEDFKDCAACGYNSCAKMAIAIFNGLNKASNCHAFLEKTEQYVEQNIPYVDKLAHGDLTIRFIDKGKSKVAGIFQELNTAITNIEGLLTSTTQAVETTVSAATQISAGTEEMAAGANSQSIQTSEVAGAIEEITRSILESSRNAELAKTNSNEASQSAHDGARKIEETKKGMHKIVSSTKLTAEKLSMLAGRTNQIGEIAQVINDIADQTNLLALNAAIEAARAGEQGRGFAVVADEVRKLAERTTKATKEIADTIKAIQIEAGEANSSMDEAQRAVEEGMLMTESVAHALEQILSDNEKASELVTLVANGNEEQSNSAEHISKNIESISTVTQQSAAGIEQIARAANDLNQLTLNLRELITKFRLRSNYSEPQGPKAAKQNNKLLSVK, encoded by the coding sequence ATGAGTTACAGAAGCAGCCTTCCGGAAATTATCTGCATTGATAAGGATAAGTGCATCAACTGCCATCAGTGCATTTCGGTTTGTCCAGTAAAATACTGCAATGACGCCTCAGGGAGTCATGTGGTCATCAATCCCGATCTTTGCATCGGCTGCGGCGAGTGCATTTCTGCCTGTGTGCACGGAGCCAGAACAATTGTAGATGACATGAAGTTGTGGCAGGAAGATCTTAAAAAAGGGATCCCGATGATTGCCATTGCAGCACCAGCTGTTGCTTCAAACTTTCCGCGCAATTATCTGCACCTTAACGGGTGGCTCAAATCCATGGGATTAAAAGCCGTCTTCGACGTCAGCTTCGGAGCCGAACTGACCATTAAAAGCTATCTTGAGCACATAAAGGAAAACGCTCCCAAATGTGTAATTTCGCAGCCCTGCCCTGCCCTGGTTACCTATATTGAGATTTACCGCCCTGAACTTATCAAATACCTCGCGCCGGCAGAAAGCCCGATGACGCATACAATGAAAATGATTAGACGTTATTATCCCGAATACAAAAACCATAAGATACTGGTAGTCTCTCCATGTATAGCAAAGAAAAGAGAATTTGATGAGGTAAAGCTTGGTGACTATAATGTTACGATGAAGAGCCTGAGCGAGTTTCTCAGGTTTTCAGGCATCAACCTAGGAAGTTATCCTGCCGTGGATTACGACAATCCTCCGGCTGAACGCGCCGTATTGTTTTCCTCTCCAGGCGGGTTAATGAAGACTGCAATCAGGGAAAATGCTGCTATCATTGACATCACGAGGAAAATTGAGGGGCCGCAATCCATTTATCACTACTTTGAGCACCTGAAGGACGATATTGAAAAAGGCTCTTCACCGGTACTCATAGACTGTCTTAACTGTGAATTTGGATGCAACCTCGGCACCGGCACCGAAAGAAAACTTACCGCAGACGAGGTCGAACACCTTATTGAAGAAAGAAAGCTCGAGATGCAGAATAGATATAAGGGCAAGTTTGACAAGATACCTTCCCAAAAGAAGGTCAAAAAAGTAGTGGATAAATACTGGGAGAAAGGAATTTACGACAGAAGCTACAGAGACTTGTCTGAAAATTTCAGGTCTGCTATCAAGATCCCGGACAAAAAGAAACTAGAGGAAGTCTACCGCAGCATGCTGAAGGAAAAGCCGGAAGACTTTAAGGACTGTGCCGCATGCGGGTACAACAGCTGTGCAAAGATGGCAATTGCAATTTTTAACGGACTGAACAAAGCCAGTAACTGTCATGCATTTCTTGAAAAGACAGAACAGTACGTTGAGCAGAACATCCCTTACGTTGATAAACTGGCACATGGCGACCTTACAATCAGGTTCATTGACAAGGGCAAATCCAAGGTCGCAGGCATATTCCAGGAATTAAATACTGCAATAACGAATATTGAAGGCCTGCTTACTTCAACCACACAGGCAGTTGAAACCACTGTAAGTGCTGCAACGCAAATCTCAGCTGGGACAGAAGAAATGGCCGCAGGGGCAAACAGCCAGTCAATTCAGACCTCGGAAGTTGCCGGGGCAATCGAGGAGATTACAAGGAGCATACTTGAAAGCTCACGGAATGCAGAGCTTGCAAAAACCAACAGCAATGAGGCAAGCCAGAGTGCACATGACGGTGCCCGCAAGATTGAGGAGACAAAGAAAGGGATGCATAAAATTGTAAGCTCCACAAAACTTACTGCAGAAAAACTTTCGATGCTTGCCGGCAGAACAAATCAGATTGGTGAAATAGCACAGGTAATTAACGATATAGCGGATCAGACCAATTTGCTTGCACTTAACGCAGCAATTGAGGCTGCCCGTGCCGGCGAACAGGGCCGGGGCTTTGCGGTTGTTGCTGATGAAGTCCGCAAGCTTGCCGAGCGTACGACCAAGGCTACAAAGGAAATAGCAGACACAATTAAGGCAATACAGATAGAAGCCGGCGAGGCAAATTCATCAATGGATGAAGCGCAGCGGGCTGTAGAGGAAGGAATGCTTATGACCGAATCGGTAGCTCATGCATTGGAGCAGATTTTGTCCGATAATGAAAAAGCATCTGAGCTTGTGACACTGGTTGCAAACGGAAACGAGGAACAGTCCAACTCCGCAGAACATATATCAAAAAATATTGAGTCCATATCCACTGTCACACAGCAATCTGCTGCCGGCATTGAACAGATAGCCCGTGCGGCAAATGACCTGAACCAACTGACGCTGAACCTACGAGAGCTCATAACAAAGTTCAGGCTAAGGTCTAATTATTCAGAGCCTCAGGGTCCGAAGGCCGCAAAGCAGAATAACAAGCTGCTATCAGTGAAGTAG
- a CDS encoding DUF362 domain-containing protein, whose product FFVEGIIESMKQLGICSSNFYLREVNCASDFEEGGYLSMAKRTGANIRDLSSDVKNLSAEDVQWIDIENGQYFKRLPYLAPINSPDSYLINIAKFKTHSMGMTLCAKNIQGAIAQPYQMHCTLFKDEMNINPDCVVPGAKDNIMANYLRHVEEKIPRWDKPGDTGGLWQELWATRCLDNNSVTKAGLNIIEGIYGRDGNFIVGPGADGLATDYLSNIVIFGKNPFHVDIIGHWLGGHEPGNFGLFHLALERKLSDYLNPESIPLYEWKGDGSAVKSKLTDFPRTLLKTGYLTKDYNGQTEDVWHLVNEPFSYPSGVENPGVSQRPESFVLSQNYPNPFNPSTSIQFSIPKSGNVRMEILDIYGRVIDVLVDGYFSGGQHLTVWNNKNSSSGIYFYRMFFEGYTKTKQMMLLK is encoded by the coding sequence TTTTTTGTCGAAGGCATAATAGAAAGCATGAAACAGCTGGGCATATGCAGCAGCAATTTCTATTTACGTGAAGTTAATTGCGCCAGTGATTTTGAAGAAGGCGGATACCTCAGTATGGCGAAAAGGACTGGTGCAAACATACGCGATCTGAGTAGTGACGTAAAAAACTTATCAGCAGAAGATGTGCAATGGATTGATATTGAAAACGGGCAGTATTTTAAAAGGCTTCCTTACCTGGCTCCCATAAATTCCCCGGACAGCTATCTCATAAATATCGCAAAATTCAAAACGCACTCAATGGGTATGACGCTCTGCGCAAAGAATATTCAGGGCGCAATTGCACAGCCTTACCAGATGCACTGCACCCTTTTTAAAGACGAAATGAATATTAATCCTGATTGCGTAGTGCCCGGAGCCAAGGACAATATTATGGCAAACTATCTGCGCCATGTTGAAGAGAAAATACCCAGGTGGGATAAGCCGGGCGACACGGGAGGTCTCTGGCAGGAACTATGGGCAACCCGGTGTCTGGACAACAACTCTGTTACCAAAGCAGGATTGAATATAATTGAAGGCATTTACGGAAGAGACGGCAATTTTATTGTCGGACCCGGGGCTGACGGGCTGGCAACTGACTATTTGTCGAACATTGTAATTTTCGGCAAGAATCCTTTCCACGTCGACATTATAGGTCACTGGCTGGGAGGCCATGAACCCGGCAATTTCGGACTGTTCCATCTCGCTCTTGAAAGAAAGCTTTCAGACTATCTTAATCCTGAAAGTATCCCTTTGTATGAATGGAAAGGTGACGGCTCTGCCGTAAAGAGCAAGCTTACGGACTTCCCGCGCACACTGTTAAAAACCGGTTATCTCACAAAAGATTACAACGGGCAGACTGAAGACGTATGGCATCTTGTTAACGAACCCTTCAGTTATCCATCGGGTGTGGAAAATCCAGGTGTTTCACAGAGGCCTGAATCTTTTGTATTAAGCCAGAATTACCCAAATCCTTTTAATCCTTCAACATCCATTCAGTTCTCCATTCCGAAAAGCGGAAATGTACGGATGGAAATACTGGATATTTATGGGAGAGTGATTGATGTGCTTGTGGACGGATATTTTTCAGGCGGGCAGCATTTAACTGTGTGGAATAATAAAAATTCATCTTCAGGTATTTATTTTTACAGAATGTTCTTCGAAGGATACACAAAAACAAAGCAGATGATGCTTCTGAAGTAA
- a CDS encoding ABC transporter ATP-binding protein: protein MDVYSDGSSPKNKLFTRFLPVFFRFPAGCLKAVSLKVVSVEKGFKIINKIVVKRFKELKEWGAVFRNIPKFVRLSWKGNPRLIITGLALRVLYSILPIAILFLGKLIVDEVIMVVQEGQTHPPTQLIVYISIDFFLYIASSFVNRGLQANNRLVSEFYVNHSSIMVMEHAAELDLDKFENPEFYDKLHRVRFYSQARADSLIDIFDQAQDTVIFIFLLLGIITFNPWLVLLLILTSIPSLLSEFYFNRENYCFIEESTPEKRELEYLSEISTSSTTVKEVKAFGLSDFFLKQFRILSGRHYERKKIITFKRTRWSLFFSFLSSLGYYGSYIIVVASTIRGAISVGGLTFFFGSFEYLKEILEASFDRISKIAQNSLHIRDYFDFLNIKPLPKTKESFRPFPKPVLFGFTFQDVGFKYNGSDKWIIRHLSFSISPKEKLAIVGENGAGKTTITKLLCRLYDPTEGTIYLDGHDIKEYDPDELRKEIGIIFQDFNRYQMTVADNIAVGKIEQRDNLEMIKHSAQNGMADKFIDKLPSGYNQHVGKRYSKGIELSGGQWQKLALSRTFMRNAQLVILDEPSASLDPKTEYELFQRYIKHTQDKMVVLISHRFSNVRIADRIMVLDKGVCAEIGTHSELLGKQGIYADMFNLQAQGYK, encoded by the coding sequence ATGGATGTATATTCAGACGGGAGCAGTCCAAAGAATAAATTGTTTACCCGCTTTCTTCCGGTTTTTTTCCGTTTTCCTGCCGGCTGCCTTAAAGCGGTCTCACTTAAAGTTGTCTCAGTTGAAAAGGGGTTTAAGATTATAAATAAAATTGTAGTTAAAAGATTTAAGGAATTGAAAGAATGGGGTGCCGTCTTCAGGAATATTCCGAAATTTGTCAGACTGTCCTGGAAAGGAAACCCAAGGCTTATTATAACCGGCCTGGCACTAAGGGTACTATATTCCATACTCCCCATTGCAATTCTGTTTCTCGGCAAGCTGATAGTAGATGAAGTAATAATGGTTGTTCAGGAAGGGCAGACCCATCCTCCGACACAGCTGATTGTATATATATCAATTGACTTCTTTTTGTACATAGCTTCCTCGTTTGTAAACCGCGGCCTCCAGGCAAATAACCGCCTCGTTTCAGAATTCTATGTTAACCATTCCTCTATTATGGTAATGGAACATGCTGCAGAACTGGACCTTGATAAGTTTGAAAATCCCGAGTTTTACGATAAGCTCCACCGTGTAAGGTTTTACAGCCAGGCAAGGGCCGACTCTTTAATTGATATTTTTGACCAGGCACAGGACACCGTTATATTTATATTTCTTCTGCTGGGCATTATTACTTTTAACCCCTGGCTTGTCCTTTTGCTCATTCTGACTTCAATTCCATCTCTATTGTCTGAATTTTATTTCAACAGGGAAAACTACTGCTTTATTGAAGAGTCCACGCCTGAAAAAAGAGAACTTGAATACCTCTCCGAAATCAGCACAAGCAGCACAACGGTAAAGGAAGTAAAAGCCTTCGGGCTTTCAGACTTTTTCCTCAAACAGTTCCGCATACTCTCAGGCAGGCACTATGAAAGGAAAAAAATCATTACATTTAAGAGGACCCGCTGGAGCCTTTTCTTTTCTTTCCTGAGCAGCCTGGGCTACTACGGAAGCTACATTATTGTTGTGGCCTCAACTATCAGAGGCGCAATTTCAGTCGGCGGCCTAACATTCTTCTTCGGCTCCTTCGAGTACCTGAAGGAGATACTTGAGGCGTCATTTGACAGGATTTCAAAAATTGCACAAAACTCGCTTCATATAAGGGACTACTTTGACTTCTTGAATATAAAGCCGCTCCCGAAAACGAAAGAAAGCTTCAGGCCCTTTCCAAAGCCTGTTCTGTTCGGCTTTACTTTTCAGGATGTGGGCTTTAAGTATAACGGCTCGGATAAGTGGATTATACGCCACCTCAGCTTCAGCATAAGTCCAAAGGAGAAGCTTGCCATTGTAGGTGAAAACGGGGCCGGAAAAACAACTATTACAAAACTCCTTTGCAGGCTTTATGACCCTACGGAAGGCACAATTTACCTGGACGGGCATGACATAAAAGAATATGACCCTGATGAATTAAGAAAGGAGATCGGAATCATTTTTCAGGATTTCAACCGCTACCAGATGACTGTAGCCGATAACATAGCCGTGGGAAAAATTGAGCAGAGGGATAACCTTGAGATGATAAAGCATTCGGCCCAAAACGGCATGGCCGACAAGTTTATAGATAAGCTCCCTTCGGGCTACAATCAGCACGTGGGAAAAAGATACTCTAAAGGCATTGAGCTCTCGGGCGGGCAGTGGCAGAAACTCGCCCTCTCGCGCACATTTATGCGGAACGCTCAGCTGGTAATCCTGGATGAACCTTCGGCTTCTCTTGATCCTAAAACCGAGTATGAGCTTTTCCAGAGGTACATTAAGCATACTCAGGATAAAATGGTTGTCCTTATTTCACACAGGTTCTCCAACGTCCGCATTGCCGACCGCATTATGGTCCTGGATAAAGGCGTATGTGCCGAAATCGGAACGCACAGTGAGCTCCTTGGAAAGCAGGGCATCTATGCCGATATGTTCAACCTCCAGGCACAGGGCTACAAGTAA
- a CDS encoding ATP-binding cassette domain-containing protein, producing MLELNNISKSFGEKKVLGNISASFGYGITGIAGANGCGKTTLLKIQTGLLKPESGKVFYNSKEINTQSALWRSKIGYLPQAIGLYNRMTVYDLLDYMLVLSSIKDKARRKERIEYFTGELNLKSYLKIPCGYLSGGVKQRAGIAQALIHDPEIILLDEPTNNLDAEERERFHNFLDKFRHNKTILYVGHIIEEMGYLSDRMLIFKNGEIAFQGKPAELLSDSRYSVKQILLSKSEALMVEPQRILRKIAIDGKTRIIYSSGQNDNIGEEAEARFEDVYKIITRG from the coding sequence ATGCTTGAACTTAACAATATATCCAAGTCCTTCGGTGAAAAGAAAGTCCTCGGTAATATATCGGCCTCCTTCGGTTATGGTATAACAGGAATTGCAGGCGCTAACGGCTGCGGAAAAACAACACTGCTTAAGATCCAGACAGGCCTGCTAAAGCCTGAAAGCGGGAAGGTCTTCTATAACAGTAAAGAGATAAATACACAGAGCGCGCTTTGGAGGTCAAAGATAGGATACCTGCCGCAGGCAATTGGGCTCTACAACAGGATGACAGTTTATGATCTTCTTGATTACATGCTTGTCCTAAGCAGCATAAAAGATAAAGCGCGCAGAAAAGAAAGGATTGAATACTTTACAGGTGAACTTAATCTTAAAAGCTATCTGAAGATCCCTTGCGGGTACTTGTCGGGAGGTGTAAAGCAAAGGGCCGGCATTGCACAGGCTTTAATTCATGATCCCGAGATTATTTTACTGGATGAACCCACAAACAATCTGGATGCTGAAGAGCGCGAGAGATTCCACAATTTCCTGGACAAGTTCAGGCATAATAAGACAATACTTTATGTGGGGCATATTATTGAAGAGATGGGTTATTTGAGTGACCGGATGCTGATTTTTAAAAATGGGGAAATTGCGTTTCAGGGTAAGCCTGCAGAACTATTGAGTGACAGCAGATATTCTGTAAAGCAAATACTTCTTAGTAAAAGTGAAGCCTTGATGGTTGAACCGCAAAGGATACTCCGCAAAATAGCTATTGATGGAAAAACGAGGATAATCTACAGCTCCGGGCAGAATGATAACATTGGTGAAGAGGCAGAAGCCCGTTTTGAAGATGTTTACAAAATAATCACGCGGGGCTAA